Proteins encoded within one genomic window of Saccharopolyspora pogona:
- a CDS encoding sugar porter family MFS transporter, which produces MFDNPSPEPSVPSRSCERMLVKVTAIVTLGGFLFGYDTGVISGALLYMQEALHLNTFTTAAVVSALLFGAMFGALLGGRVADLVGRRRGLLSCAVLFAVGSVSSGLAPNAGFVIVARFVLGLAVGTASATVPIYLSEMAPADRRGRMVTINELMIVTGILTTYLLNAGLGNWYAGETAWRWMLAVSALPAVGLFLGTLLLPDTPRWYAMKGRYEDSKRVLLLTRDPATAEEEFGIIAGHARRSAAEYRASSLRVLREQPWMRRMLWVGVGLATAGQTTGINTVEYYGPTILESTGLTAGAALVSIIAVGVTSVSSTAFGIWLLGFMSRRPLLITGFAGVTASLVILAVSFLLPHSAASSYLVLLAMVLFVAIATCFLGIGIWLLLSEIFPLAIRGLAMGVAVFALWAANTLVSFVFPLAVGSAGPTWAFAAFALINAAATVFTILFVPETRGRTLEQLEDEFRERHSGAR; this is translated from the coding sequence TTGTTCGACAACCCGTCGCCTGAACCGAGCGTGCCCTCCCGTTCATGCGAACGGATGCTCGTCAAGGTGACCGCGATCGTCACGCTCGGCGGATTCCTCTTCGGCTACGACACCGGCGTCATCTCGGGTGCCCTCTTGTACATGCAGGAGGCTCTCCACCTCAACACGTTCACGACGGCGGCCGTCGTCAGTGCGCTGTTGTTCGGTGCGATGTTCGGTGCACTCCTCGGTGGCCGGGTGGCGGACCTGGTAGGCCGCCGCCGCGGGTTGCTCAGCTGCGCTGTCCTGTTCGCCGTCGGTTCCGTGAGCAGCGGGTTGGCGCCGAACGCGGGTTTCGTGATCGTGGCCAGGTTCGTTCTCGGCCTGGCGGTCGGAACCGCCTCGGCCACGGTGCCGATCTACCTGTCCGAGATGGCACCGGCCGATCGTCGGGGCCGGATGGTCACCATCAACGAACTCATGATCGTGACAGGCATCCTGACCACTTACCTCCTCAACGCCGGTCTGGGTAACTGGTACGCGGGTGAAACCGCGTGGCGCTGGATGCTCGCGGTCAGCGCCCTGCCAGCCGTCGGCTTGTTCCTCGGCACGCTCCTGCTGCCCGACACGCCACGTTGGTACGCGATGAAGGGGCGGTACGAGGACAGCAAGCGGGTTCTCCTGCTGACCCGGGACCCAGCAACTGCTGAGGAGGAGTTCGGGATCATCGCCGGACATGCCCGGCGAAGCGCCGCGGAATACCGTGCGTCTTCGCTGCGCGTGCTGCGGGAACAACCGTGGATGCGGCGAATGCTGTGGGTCGGGGTGGGCCTTGCCACCGCCGGGCAGACAACCGGAATCAACACGGTCGAGTACTACGGGCCGACGATTCTCGAATCCACCGGGCTGACAGCGGGTGCCGCACTGGTCTCCATTATCGCCGTGGGTGTCACCTCGGTGTCATCGACCGCTTTCGGAATCTGGCTGCTGGGATTCATGAGCAGGCGCCCGCTACTCATTACGGGTTTCGCCGGCGTCACGGCTTCCCTCGTCATTCTCGCCGTATCCTTCCTGCTGCCGCACTCGGCGGCAAGCAGTTATCTGGTCCTGCTCGCGATGGTCCTCTTCGTCGCGATCGCTACGTGCTTCCTGGGCATCGGGATATGGCTGCTGCTGTCGGAAATTTTCCCGTTGGCGATACGTGGGCTGGCAATGGGGGTCGCCGTTTTCGCGCTCTGGGCCGCCAATACGCTGGTCTCCTTCGTTTTCCCCCTTGCCGTGGGCTCGGCCGGGCCGACATGGGCGTTCGCGGCGTTCGCGCTCATCAACGCCGCCGCGACCGTTTTCACGATACTGTTCGTACCCGAGACCCGCGGCCGTACGTTGGAACAATTGGAAGATGAATTCCGCGAGCGCCATTCCGGGGCCCGTTGA
- a CDS encoding VOC family protein, with translation MHISRLQFVSVPVADHVKARKFYVDVLGFELVVDFAGPHGQFVMVAPPGAQTGVVLVDFSIDGRGVGGPVHLQFHTDDLDGDIAELRAAGVAAGNPQEAPWGRMTSFTDLDGNPISLLQASRMGDRPN, from the coding sequence ATGCACATCTCACGCTTGCAGTTCGTGTCGGTGCCGGTGGCAGACCACGTCAAGGCCCGCAAGTTCTACGTCGATGTCCTCGGCTTCGAGCTGGTGGTGGACTTCGCCGGTCCGCACGGCCAGTTCGTCATGGTCGCCCCGCCCGGCGCGCAGACCGGGGTCGTGCTGGTGGACTTCAGCATCGACGGGCGCGGTGTCGGCGGACCGGTGCACCTGCAGTTCCACACCGACGACCTGGACGGCGACATCGCGGAGCTGCGCGCCGCGGGTGTGGCAGCCGGGAATCCGCAGGAGGCACCGTGGGGGCGGATGACGTCGTTCACCGATCTCGACGGCAACCCGATCTCGCTGCTGCAGGCCTCCCGGATGGGAGACCGCCCGAACTGA
- a CDS encoding GNAT family N-acetyltransferase — protein sequence MAHPAEVIILESAVLRRWRGDDLTEMHQVVTEALPQLRPWMPWAAGDYPLEAATEFLDLCDRNWRSGDAYTYAITVDGAIAGCIAMERRIDPGGLEIGYWLHPGHTGRGLATTSAAALVDEAFALPGVDHVEIWHDAANTASQGVPQRLGFTCVDRRSPTRDPRSSVEDGIDVVWRLTRPAR from the coding sequence ATGGCGCACCCCGCGGAAGTGATCATCCTCGAATCGGCGGTGCTGCGTCGCTGGCGCGGCGACGACCTCACCGAGATGCACCAAGTGGTCACCGAGGCACTGCCGCAACTGCGGCCGTGGATGCCGTGGGCCGCCGGCGACTACCCGCTCGAGGCCGCCACCGAATTCCTCGACCTCTGCGACCGCAACTGGCGCAGCGGCGACGCCTATACCTACGCCATCACCGTCGACGGTGCGATCGCCGGCTGCATCGCCATGGAACGCCGCATCGACCCCGGCGGCCTGGAGATCGGATACTGGCTGCACCCCGGCCATACCGGCCGCGGACTGGCCACCACCAGCGCCGCCGCGTTGGTCGATGAGGCGTTCGCGCTGCCGGGCGTGGACCACGTGGAGATCTGGCATGACGCGGCCAACACCGCCAGCCAGGGTGTGCCGCAGCGCCTCGGTTTCACCTGCGTCGACCGCCGCAGCCCCACCCGCGACCCGAGAAGCTCCGTGGAGGACGGCATCGACGTCGTCTGGCGGCTGACCCGCCCAGCCCGGTGA
- a CDS encoding malate dehydrogenase yields the protein MTQAPVTVTVTGAAGQIGYALLFRIASGQLIGPDTPIKLRLLEIPQAVKAAEGTAMELNDCAFPLLQSIDITDDARTAFDGTNVALLVGARPRTKGMERGDLLEANGGIFKPQGEAINAGAADDVRVLVVGNPANTNALIAQAHAPDVPAERFTAMTRLDHNRALSQLAQKLDVSVTDIKKLTIWGNHSATQYPDLFHTEVGGKIAAEQVEQAWLADEFIPTVAKRGAAIIEARGASSAASAANAAIDHVHTWVNGTPEGDWTSAAVVSDGSYGVPEGLISSFPVTARDGKFEIVQGLEIDEFSRERIDASVNELVEERDAVRKLGLI from the coding sequence ATGACCCAAGCTCCCGTCACCGTGACCGTTACCGGTGCGGCCGGTCAGATCGGCTACGCGTTGCTGTTCCGGATCGCATCCGGACAGCTCATCGGGCCCGACACCCCGATCAAGCTCCGCTTGCTGGAGATCCCGCAGGCGGTCAAGGCGGCCGAGGGCACCGCGATGGAGCTCAACGACTGCGCCTTCCCGCTGCTGCAGAGCATCGACATCACCGACGATGCCCGCACCGCATTCGACGGCACCAACGTCGCGCTGCTGGTAGGCGCCCGCCCGCGCACCAAGGGCATGGAGCGCGGCGACCTGCTGGAAGCCAACGGCGGCATCTTCAAACCGCAGGGCGAGGCGATCAACGCCGGTGCCGCCGACGACGTGCGCGTGCTGGTGGTCGGCAACCCGGCCAACACCAACGCGCTCATCGCGCAGGCCCACGCCCCGGACGTGCCCGCCGAGCGGTTCACCGCGATGACCCGCCTGGACCACAACCGGGCGCTGAGCCAGCTGGCGCAGAAGCTGGACGTGTCGGTCACCGACATCAAGAAGCTGACCATCTGGGGCAACCACTCCGCCACCCAGTACCCGGACCTGTTCCACACCGAGGTCGGCGGCAAGATCGCCGCAGAGCAGGTCGAGCAGGCCTGGCTGGCCGACGAGTTCATCCCCACCGTCGCCAAGCGCGGCGCGGCCATCATCGAGGCCCGCGGCGCGTCGTCGGCGGCTTCGGCTGCCAACGCCGCCATCGACCACGTGCACACCTGGGTCAACGGCACGCCCGAGGGCGACTGGACCTCGGCGGCCGTGGTCTCCGACGGCTCCTACGGGGTGCCCGAGGGCCTGATCTCGTCGTTCCCGGTCACCGCCCGCGACGGCAAGTTCGAGATCGTGCAGGGCCTGGAGATCGACGAGTTCTCCCGCGAGCGCATCGACGCCTCGGTCAACGAACTCGTCGAGGAGCGCGACGCCGTCCGCAAGCTCGGCCTGATCTGA
- a CDS encoding YciI family protein, whose translation MKQYLLSIYQPDGPTPPPEVLEPIMRDVQAVNAEMQAAGAWVFAAGLHPPTTATVLRAKGEEVLTTDGPFTEGKEHLGGFTIIRAADLDAALEWGRKLAKAITLPIEVRPLQEDEGENTCRSSA comes from the coding sequence ATGAAGCAGTACCTGCTGAGCATCTACCAGCCCGACGGGCCCACGCCGCCGCCGGAAGTGCTGGAGCCGATCATGCGCGATGTGCAGGCGGTGAACGCCGAGATGCAGGCCGCTGGGGCATGGGTGTTCGCCGCGGGCCTGCACCCGCCGACCACGGCGACCGTGCTGCGCGCTAAGGGCGAAGAGGTGCTCACCACCGATGGTCCTTTCACCGAAGGCAAGGAGCACCTCGGCGGGTTCACCATCATCCGCGCGGCCGATCTGGACGCCGCCCTGGAGTGGGGCCGCAAGCTGGCGAAGGCGATCACCCTCCCCATCGAGGTGCGGCCGTTGCAGGAAGACGAGGGCGAGAACACGTGCCGGTCCTCGGCGTAG
- a CDS encoding DUF6879 family protein: MHKLFTQAALIGPQQRWHLRQIADAGAQVRICAAPLPHETIIIDRRAMILAGTTSAGEREFTATTAPTLIDGVHALFGATWHAATPLADYLRQDLPRIDSTGRSILHSLGAGLTDEAAARQIGVSLRTYRRRVAEMMTVLDASSRFQAGARAGDR, from the coding sequence GTGCACAAGCTGTTCACCCAGGCTGCGCTCATCGGTCCGCAACAACGGTGGCACCTGCGGCAGATCGCGGACGCGGGCGCGCAGGTCCGCATCTGCGCCGCCCCGCTGCCGCACGAGACGATCATCATCGACCGCCGCGCGATGATCCTCGCCGGCACCACCAGCGCGGGTGAGCGCGAGTTCACCGCGACCACGGCGCCGACCCTCATCGACGGCGTGCACGCCCTCTTCGGCGCCACCTGGCACGCGGCCACCCCGCTGGCCGACTACCTGCGCCAGGACCTGCCGCGGATCGACTCGACCGGGCGCAGCATCCTGCATTCGCTCGGCGCGGGGCTCACCGATGAGGCCGCAGCCCGCCAAATCGGTGTCTCCCTGCGCACCTACCGGCGTCGCGTCGCCGAAATGATGACCGTGCTGGACGCAAGCTCCCGGTTCCAAGCCGGTGCCCGAGCCGGTGACCGGTGA
- a CDS encoding IS630 family transposase, protein MIAGVRDARRLSPEAQEDLRRRVVAAVHGGMSQVEAARVFAVAPQSVSRWVQAWRKRGSKGLTGRRRGRKPGEQKALSARRQRKLRYAVAEHTPATFGLTGLVWTRKTVAELIRVRHGIVLNLRTVGNYLRSWGLSPQKPIRKAYEQDPESVRRWLEEDYLAIAARARREGALILWLDQTGIRSDATVARTWAPAGQTPAVGKTGKRFSVNAMCAIGNKGELYFTVYTGSFNGKVFLSFLDRLTRHLDRKVHLIVDGHPVHRRKTIQQWITKHAEAIAMHFLPGYSPELNPDELLNADLKRTVSTSTAPKTRAELKQAVRSFLHRLQKLPDRVRSYFGKPEVRYAA, encoded by the coding sequence ATGATCGCTGGTGTGCGGGACGCGCGGAGGTTGTCGCCTGAGGCGCAGGAGGATTTGCGGCGCAGGGTGGTCGCTGCTGTTCATGGTGGGATGAGTCAGGTCGAGGCGGCCCGGGTGTTCGCGGTGGCCCCGCAGTCGGTGTCCAGATGGGTGCAGGCGTGGCGGAAACGTGGCTCGAAGGGTCTCACCGGGCGTCGCCGGGGTCGCAAGCCCGGCGAGCAGAAAGCGTTGAGTGCCCGCCGGCAGCGCAAGCTGCGGTATGCGGTGGCCGAGCACACCCCGGCCACGTTCGGGCTGACCGGCCTGGTGTGGACCCGCAAGACAGTGGCCGAGCTGATCCGGGTGCGCCACGGCATCGTGCTGAACCTGCGCACCGTCGGCAACTACCTGCGTTCCTGGGGATTGTCGCCGCAGAAACCGATCCGCAAGGCCTACGAACAGGACCCCGAGTCCGTACGCCGATGGCTGGAGGAGGACTACCTGGCCATCGCCGCCCGCGCCCGCCGCGAGGGCGCACTGATCCTGTGGCTGGACCAGACCGGGATCCGCTCCGACGCCACCGTAGCCCGCACCTGGGCACCGGCGGGCCAGACACCGGCGGTGGGCAAAACGGGCAAACGATTCAGCGTGAACGCGATGTGCGCGATCGGGAACAAAGGCGAGCTGTACTTCACCGTCTACACCGGCTCGTTCAACGGCAAGGTGTTCCTGTCGTTCCTGGACCGGCTGACCCGCCATCTGGACCGCAAGGTCCACCTGATCGTTGACGGACACCCCGTCCACCGCCGCAAGACTATCCAGCAATGGATCACCAAGCACGCTGAGGCGATCGCGATGCACTTCCTGCCGGGATACAGCCCCGAACTCAACCCCGACGAGCTACTCAATGCCGACCTCAAACGCACCGTTTCCACCAGCACAGCCCCCAAAACCCGCGCCGAGTTGAAACAAGCGGTCCGCTCCTTCCTCCACCGGCTCCAGAAGCTGCCCGACCGAGTTCGCTCCTACTTCGGCAAACCCGAAGTTCGCTACGCCGCCTAA
- a CDS encoding aldo/keto reductase codes for MDTAGFYRHGGIRAHELIREALAPYRDDLVIATKAEPLRDADGVFRGQARPAELRSLVEEDLRRLGVPSLDLVYLRPGGVGPDGSSEAKRFAVLTELREAGPIRHLGLSNVDAAQLEEARSIAPVAAVQNHFHVQNPEDRRLLAGCERLGIAYVPFFPLGGGSVPVDDARVRAVAQRRSASVAQVSLA; via the coding sequence ATCGACACGGCAGGTTTCTACCGCCACGGCGGCATCCGTGCGCACGAGCTGATCAGGGAGGCGCTGGCGCCGTACCGCGATGACCTGGTGATCGCGACGAAGGCCGAACCGTTGCGCGACGCCGACGGGGTGTTCCGCGGCCAAGCACGCCCGGCGGAGCTACGGAGCTTGGTCGAAGAGGATCTGCGGCGGCTGGGCGTGCCGAGTCTCGATCTGGTCTACCTGCGGCCCGGTGGGGTCGGCCCGGACGGGTCGTCGGAGGCGAAGCGGTTCGCGGTGCTGACGGAGTTGCGCGAGGCTGGGCCGATCCGGCACCTCGGTCTGAGCAATGTGGACGCAGCGCAGCTCGAGGAGGCGCGTTCGATCGCTCCGGTCGCGGCGGTGCAGAACCACTTCCACGTCCAGAACCCCGAAGATCGACGGCTGCTGGCCGGCTGCGAACGGCTGGGGATCGCCTACGTGCCGTTCTTCCCACTCGGCGGCGGCAGCGTGCCGGTGGACGATGCAAGGGTCCGGGCCGTTGCTCAGCGGCGTTCCGCGAGCGTCGCGCAGGTGTCGTTGGCGTGA
- a CDS encoding LysE family translocator, which produces MVEFPAVVGIAVVALGLVLTPGPNMFYLVSRSLTQGRRAGLVSLLGVAVGFLVYAAAATAGIATVFALVPALYMVLQIAGAAYLLWLAWQAVRPGGVSVFAPVPNPDYGPGRLFAMGLVTNLLNPKIAVLYVSLLPQFIDPARGGVALQSLTLSAVQIVVALSVNALIVLTAGSVAGVLARRPVWLRVQRYFMGTVLVGLAVRLLTDRTRPA; this is translated from the coding sequence GTGGTCGAGTTTCCGGCAGTGGTGGGGATCGCGGTGGTGGCGCTGGGCCTGGTGCTCACGCCCGGACCGAACATGTTCTACCTGGTGTCTCGGTCGCTGACGCAGGGGCGGCGGGCCGGGCTGGTGTCGCTGTTGGGGGTGGCGGTGGGGTTCCTGGTGTACGCCGCGGCCGCCACCGCCGGCATCGCCACAGTGTTCGCCCTGGTGCCCGCGCTGTACATGGTGTTGCAGATCGCCGGTGCGGCGTACCTGCTGTGGTTGGCGTGGCAGGCGGTGCGGCCGGGCGGGGTGTCGGTGTTCGCGCCGGTACCAAATCCCGACTACGGGCCGGGGCGGTTGTTCGCGATGGGTTTGGTGACCAACCTGCTCAACCCGAAGATCGCGGTTCTCTACGTGTCGTTGCTGCCGCAGTTCATCGACCCCGCTCGCGGCGGGGTGGCGTTGCAGAGCCTGACGTTGAGCGCGGTGCAGATCGTGGTGGCGTTGTCGGTCAACGCGCTGATCGTGCTGACCGCCGGTTCGGTAGCGGGTGTGCTGGCGCGGCGGCCGGTGTGGCTGCGGGTGCAGCGCTACTTCATGGGCACGGTGCTGGTCGGGTTGGCGGTGCGGTTGCTGACCGATCGGACCCGTCCGGCGTGA
- a CDS encoding ArsR/SmtB family transcription factor — protein MAIQGDSDIAPVAALFAEPGRARVLQALADGRALPASVLAAEAGLSASAASTHLAKLCAGGLIEAERSGRHRYFRLVDDRVAAVLEALAAIAPTEPVRSLRQGTRAAAVREARSCYDHLAGRLGVAVTAALLDRGALATEDGIPNTRRRPGDGLSVQLIDHPYRLGPRAGAVFAALGVDLQAVQTGPSRRPLLRFCVDWSEQRHHLAGRLGAALLTALLDTGWLVRRPQRRALKLTEHGANGLQEVLGVTPDGSDRSATAPPTRPAPCP, from the coding sequence ATGGCAATCCAGGGAGACAGCGACATCGCCCCGGTGGCCGCGCTGTTCGCCGAACCCGGCCGCGCCAGGGTGCTGCAGGCGCTGGCCGACGGACGTGCACTACCCGCGTCGGTGCTGGCCGCGGAAGCCGGGCTGTCGGCCAGCGCCGCCAGCACCCACCTGGCCAAGCTCTGCGCCGGCGGCCTGATCGAGGCCGAGAGGTCCGGGCGGCACCGTTACTTCCGGCTCGTCGACGACCGGGTGGCCGCCGTGCTGGAAGCCCTCGCCGCCATCGCACCAACCGAACCAGTGCGCTCGCTGCGCCAGGGCACCCGCGCCGCCGCGGTGCGCGAAGCCCGCAGCTGCTACGACCACCTCGCCGGCCGGCTTGGCGTCGCGGTCACCGCGGCACTGCTGGACCGCGGAGCACTCGCCACCGAAGACGGCATCCCCAACACCCGCCGCCGCCCCGGCGATGGCCTGTCCGTGCAGCTCATCGACCACCCGTACCGGCTCGGTCCGCGCGCCGGAGCGGTCTTCGCCGCACTGGGCGTGGACCTGCAGGCCGTGCAGACCGGACCGTCGCGGCGGCCGCTGCTGCGGTTCTGCGTGGACTGGAGCGAGCAGCGCCACCATCTCGCCGGGCGGCTGGGCGCGGCGTTGCTGACCGCGCTGCTCGACACCGGCTGGCTGGTCCGCAGGCCTCAGCGGCGTGCGCTGAAACTCACCGAACACGGCGCCAACGGCCTGCAGGAGGTCCTCGGCGTCACGCCGGACGGGTCCGATCGGTCAGCAACCGCACCGCCAACCCGACCAGCACCGTGCCCATGA
- a CDS encoding alpha/beta fold hydrolase has product MPELHVTTPDGLRLWTESRGDPADPPVLLIMGGNANALGWPDEFVDALAANHLHVLRYDHRDTGRSTHLDITGYTLDDLARDAVAVLDGHGIAGAHVVGLSMGGTLGQLLALDHRDRLRTLTLLATAALDVDFAEALRRAVEGEPTELPAPTPQIVTALAHRSDPVPDRDTALQRRLAEWRLLAGDEIPFNEAEFRRWENAAIDHAGSYQQPSAHAFATPVPTERGAELRHVTTPTLVIQGPQDPINPPPHGRHLADLIPGARCETIPGLGHALPGALHQTLITTITDHIGRFERTTA; this is encoded by the coding sequence ATGCCTGAACTCCACGTCACCACCCCCGACGGGCTGCGGCTATGGACCGAATCCCGCGGCGACCCCGCAGACCCGCCGGTACTGCTGATCATGGGCGGCAACGCCAACGCACTGGGCTGGCCCGACGAGTTCGTCGACGCCCTCGCAGCCAACCACCTGCACGTCCTGCGCTACGACCACCGCGACACCGGCCGCTCCACCCACCTGGACATCACCGGCTACACGCTGGACGACCTCGCCCGCGACGCCGTGGCAGTCCTCGACGGGCACGGCATCGCGGGCGCCCACGTCGTGGGCCTGTCCATGGGCGGCACCCTCGGTCAACTGCTCGCCCTGGACCACCGCGACCGGCTGCGCACCCTGACCCTGCTGGCCACCGCCGCCCTCGACGTCGACTTCGCCGAAGCCCTGCGCCGCGCCGTCGAAGGCGAACCCACCGAGCTGCCCGCGCCCACCCCGCAGATCGTCACCGCCCTGGCCCACCGCAGCGACCCCGTACCCGACCGCGACACCGCGCTGCAGCGGCGATTGGCCGAATGGCGGCTGCTGGCCGGCGACGAAATCCCCTTCAACGAAGCGGAATTCCGTCGCTGGGAGAACGCCGCGATCGACCACGCCGGCAGCTACCAGCAGCCCAGCGCACACGCCTTCGCCACCCCCGTGCCCACCGAACGCGGCGCCGAACTGCGCCACGTCACCACCCCGACCCTGGTCATCCAGGGCCCGCAAGACCCCATCAACCCACCCCCGCACGGACGGCACCTCGCCGACCTCATCCCTGGCGCCCGCTGCGAGACCATCCCCGGGCTCGGCCACGCCCTGCCCGGCGCCCTGCACCAGACGCTCATCACCACCATCACCGATCACATCGGACGATTCGAGAGGACCACCGCGTGA
- a CDS encoding CatB-related O-acetyltransferase → MPDTPDPTRVHPSTRPELTNVAFLSTVVRSPLIEIGEYTYYDDPGGAAEFETRNVLYNYGPAKLRIGRFCALATGARFIMPAANHPMIGCSTYPFTMFGGAWTEATLDIAADLPTKGDTVIGNDVWIGRDATIMPGVHIGDGAIIATGAVVTGDIPAYGVAGGNPAREIHRRFYDADVELLQRITWWNWPIETITAHVRTIMAGQPKDLAALARREGLLDA, encoded by the coding sequence ATGCCCGACACACCCGACCCCACCCGCGTGCACCCCAGCACCCGGCCAGAGCTGACCAACGTGGCCTTCCTGTCCACAGTGGTCAGATCCCCATTGATCGAGATCGGCGAGTATACCTACTACGACGACCCCGGCGGCGCCGCCGAATTCGAAACCCGCAACGTGCTCTACAACTACGGGCCCGCGAAGCTGCGCATCGGCCGGTTCTGCGCGCTGGCCACCGGGGCGCGGTTCATCATGCCCGCCGCCAACCACCCCATGATCGGCTGCTCCACCTACCCGTTCACCATGTTCGGCGGAGCCTGGACCGAGGCCACCCTCGACATCGCCGCCGACCTGCCTACCAAGGGCGACACCGTGATCGGCAACGACGTCTGGATCGGCCGCGACGCCACCATCATGCCCGGCGTGCACATCGGCGACGGCGCGATCATCGCCACCGGCGCCGTCGTCACCGGCGACATCCCCGCCTACGGCGTCGCCGGCGGCAACCCCGCCCGGGAGATCCACCGCCGCTTCTACGACGCCGACGTCGAACTGCTGCAACGCATCACCTGGTGGAACTGGCCCATCGAGACCATCACCGCGCACGTCCGCACCATCATGGCCGGCCAGCCCAAAGACCTCGCCGCACTGGCCCGCAGGGAAGGACTGCTCGATGCCTGA
- a CDS encoding ABC-F family ATP-binding cassette domain-containing protein, protein MSFVLLARDLVKSYADRRVLDGVSLTASPGQRIGLVGENGVGKSTLLRILAGAEAPDRGELTRPDDLGFLHQEPPFTPGTTLADALDEALAEHRAAQARLTELADALGERPDDPEILAAYGETLDWAQQHDTWNADHRAEVVLDGLGLARITGDRRVGSLSGGQRSRLGLAVLLLRRPRALLLDEPTNHLDETALNFLQQHLAALPGTVVLASHDRVFLDAVCTDILDLDPAVNGPTRYGGAFTEYLAAKRAERARWQQRYTDEQNELAALRHAVDVTARQVSHHGMRRDNAKMAYDYSGGRVQKQISRRVRNAQQRLDTLTAEQVRKPPLPLRFSAALTGHDTTAEVVLQIRQAGVRGRVWIDELDLSGTDRLLITGGNGAGKSTLLHLAAGRLAPDTGSVQHRQGLRVGLLEQDVTFADPRRSPRQIYAAAHRPDLPDLGELGLLAPADLGCPVGALSVGQRRRLALALVLGDPPQVLLLDEPTNHLSLTLVSELEDALHTACGAIVVASHDRWLRQRWNGPTLNLHDGRRSA, encoded by the coding sequence GTGTCCTTCGTCCTGCTCGCACGTGATCTCGTCAAGTCCTATGCGGACCGCCGCGTCCTCGACGGGGTGTCGCTGACCGCCTCGCCCGGCCAGCGCATCGGCCTGGTCGGTGAGAACGGCGTCGGCAAATCCACCCTGCTGCGGATCCTGGCCGGCGCCGAAGCCCCTGACCGCGGCGAACTCACCCGCCCCGACGACCTCGGGTTCCTGCACCAGGAACCACCTTTCACACCTGGAACCACCCTCGCCGACGCGCTCGACGAGGCCCTGGCCGAGCACCGCGCCGCGCAAGCCCGGCTCACCGAACTCGCCGACGCCCTCGGCGAACGGCCCGACGACCCCGAAATCCTTGCCGCCTACGGCGAAACCCTCGACTGGGCCCAGCAGCACGACACCTGGAACGCCGACCACCGCGCCGAAGTCGTCCTCGACGGACTCGGCCTGGCCCGCATCACCGGCGACCGCCGCGTCGGCAGCCTCTCCGGCGGTCAGCGCAGCCGTCTGGGCCTGGCCGTACTACTGCTGCGCCGACCACGCGCCCTGCTGCTGGACGAACCCACCAACCACCTCGACGAAACCGCCCTGAATTTCCTGCAACAACATCTCGCCGCGCTGCCCGGCACCGTCGTGCTCGCCAGCCACGACCGCGTGTTCCTCGACGCGGTCTGCACCGACATCCTCGACCTCGACCCCGCCGTGAACGGGCCCACCCGCTACGGAGGCGCCTTCACCGAATACCTTGCCGCCAAACGCGCCGAACGCGCCCGCTGGCAGCAGCGATACACCGACGAGCAGAACGAACTGGCCGCCCTGCGCCACGCAGTGGACGTCACCGCCCGCCAGGTCAGCCACCACGGCATGCGCCGCGACAACGCCAAGATGGCCTACGACTACTCCGGCGGCCGGGTCCAGAAGCAGATCTCCCGCCGGGTCCGCAACGCCCAGCAACGCCTCGACACTCTCACCGCCGAGCAAGTCCGCAAACCACCACTCCCGCTGCGCTTCTCCGCCGCCCTCACCGGCCACGACACCACCGCAGAAGTGGTGCTGCAGATCAGACAGGCCGGGGTGCGCGGCCGCGTGTGGATCGACGAACTCGACCTCAGCGGCACGGACCGGCTGCTGATCACTGGCGGCAACGGCGCGGGGAAATCCACCCTGCTGCACCTGGCCGCCGGCCGGCTGGCACCCGACACCGGCAGCGTGCAGCACCGCCAGGGCCTCCGCGTCGGCCTGCTCGAACAGGACGTCACCTTCGCAGACCCCCGCAGAAGCCCCCGGCAGATCTATGCCGCGGCCCACCGGCCGGACCTGCCCGACCTCGGCGAACTGGGCCTGCTGGCCCCGGCCGACCTAGGCTGCCCCGTCGGGGCGCTGTCGGTCGGCCAGCGCCGCCGACTGGCCCTGGCCCTGGTGCTCGGCGACCCACCACAGGTGTTGTTGCTGGACGAACCCACCAACCACCTGTCGCTGACCCTCGTCAGCGAACTCGAAGACGCCCTGCACACCGCTTGCGGCGCCATCGTCGTCGCCAGCCACGACCGCTGGCTGCGGCAGCGCTGGAACGGGCCCACCCTGAACCTGCACGACGGCCGCCGCAGCGCCTAA